The proteins below come from a single Sorghum bicolor cultivar BTx623 chromosome 4, Sorghum_bicolor_NCBIv3, whole genome shotgun sequence genomic window:
- the LOC110434648 gene encoding ubiquitin-conjugating enzyme E2 28-like produces the protein MALRRIIKELKDLQRDPPTSCSAGPVSDDMFHWQATIIGPSDSPYSGGVFLVTIHFPPDYPFKPPKVAFKTKVFHPNINSNGNICLDILKEQWSPALTVSKVLLSVCSLLTDPNPDDPLVPEIAHMCKTDRLRYESTARGWTHKYAMG, from the exons ATGGCGCTGAGGAGAATCATCAAGGAGCTCAAGGACCTGCAGAGGGATCCACCCACGTCCTGCAGCGCAG GGCCTGTGTCTGACGACATGTTCCACTGGCAAGCGACCATCATAGGCCCCAGTGACAGCCCCTACTCAGGGGGCGTCTTCCTGGTCACCATCCATTTCCCTCCGGACTACCCCTTCAAACCTCCCAag GTGGCGTTCAAGACGAAGGTGTTCCACCCGAACATCAACAGCAACGGCAACATCTGCCTGGACATCCTCAAGGAGCAGTGGAGCCCGGCGCTGACGGTCTCCAAGGTGCTGCTCTCCGTCTGCTCGCTGCTCACCGACCCAAACCCGGACGATCCGCTCGTCCCGGAGATCGCACACATGTGCAAGACCGACCGACTCAGGTACGAGTCCACCGCCAGGGGATGGACGCACAAGTACGCCATGGGATGA
- the LOC8068253 gene encoding probable alpha,alpha-trehalose-phosphate synthase [UDP-forming] 9, whose amino-acid sequence MQGITIPSCAANPSMELELAPAPAPVPPVNGAGGPKARRIVVAHRLPLRAAEDPDTPFGFAFSLDPDAVAFQLSRGLPAPVTFIGTLPASAESKIIPSDELDNYLVEHFSCLPVYVDGARHNEFYNEFCKHYLWPLVHYLLPLSPAHDGDLHFDAGMYGTFLAVNKQFADRVIEVVSPDDGDLVVVHDYHLWVLPTFLRRKCPRAGVGFFLHSPFPSPEIFSAVPVRDDLLRGFLNADLVGFQTADYARHFVACCSRHLGVSGGAWTGHTTGINYHGRTVVVKTLSVGLDLGRLRATLATPEAAAKAKEIAEAYRGRTLIVGVDDVDLFKGVKLKLLAMEKMLETHSDVHEQVVLVQINNPARSRGRDVDGVRGETQQILQRINTRFARAEETAPAAVVMIDGPVPMSEKVAYYAAADCCVVSAVRDGLNRVPYFYTACREEAPGARKHSAVVVSVFAGCSPTLRGAIRVDPWDLEGMADAMHAAVTTMSAEEKEARHRSNYEYLRANDAVTWAQVFDDALQVACKDHSTTSFVGLGLGMSYRAAAIQPSSRTLATALL is encoded by the coding sequence ATGCAAGGAATCACAATCCCCTCGTGCGCCGCTAACCCGTCCATGGAGTTAGagctggcgccggcgccggcgccggtgccACCAGTCAACGGAGCCGGTGGTCCGAAGGCGCGCCGCATCGTGGTGGCCCACCGGCTCCCCCTCCGCGCGGCGGAGGACCCGGACACGCCGTTCGGCTTCGCCTTCTCCCTCGACCCCGACGCGGTGGCGTTCCAGCTGTCGCGCGGCCTTCCGGCGCCCGTCACCTTCATCGGCACGCTGCCGGCCTCGGCCGAATCAAAGATCATCCCCTCCGACGAGCTCGACAACTACCTCGTGGAGCATTTCTCCTGCCTCCCCGTGTACGTCGACGGCGCCCGCCACAACGAGTTCTACAACGAATTCTGCAAACATTACCTGTGGCCGCTCGTCCACTACCTGCTGCCGCTGTCGCCGGCCCACGACGGCGACCTGCACTTCGACGCCGGTATGTACGGAACCTTCCTCGCGGTGAACAAGCAGTTCGCGGACCGCGTGATCGAGGTGGTCTCGCCGGACGACGgcgacctcgtcgtcgtccacGACTACCACCTCTGGGTGCTCCCGACCTTCCTCCGCCGCAAGTGCCCGCGAGCCGGCGTCGGGTTCTTCCTCCACTCGCCGTTCCCCTCCCCCGAGATCTTCAGCGCCGTCCCCGTCCGCGACGATCTCCTCCGAGGCTTCCTCAACGCGGACCTCGTCGGCTTCCAGACGGCCGACTACGCGCGCCATTTCGTGGCATGCTGCTCGCGCCACCTCGGCGTCTCCGGCGGCGCCTGGACCGGGCACACGACGGGCATCAACTACCACGGCCGGACCGTCGTGGTCAAGACCCTCTCCGtcggcctcgacttgggccggCTCCGGGCTACGCTGGCCACGCCGGAGGCCGCCGCCAAAGCGAAAGAGATCGCGGAGGCGTACCGCGGGCGGACGCTCATCGTCGGCGTGGACGACGTCGACCTCTTCAAGGGCGTGAAGCTGAAGCTGCTCGCCATGGAGAAGATGCTGGAGACGCACTCCGACGTGCACGAGCAGGTGGTGCTCGTGCAGATAAACAACCCGGCGCGCAGCCGGGGGCGCGACGTCGACGGCGTCCGCGGCGAGACGCAGCAGATACTGCAGCGCATCAACACGCGCTTCGCGAGGGCCGAGGagacggcgccggcggcggtggtCATGATCGACGGGCCCGTGCCCATGTCCGAGAAGGTGGCCTACTACGCCGCCGCCGACTGCTGCGTCGTCAGCGCCGTGCGCGACGGGCTGAACCGGGTCCCCTACTTCTACACGGCGTGCCGCGAGGAGGCCCCCGGCGCGCGGAAGCACAGCGCCGTCGTGGTGTCGGTGTTCGCCGGGTGCTCGCCGACGCTGCGCGGCGCGATCCGCGTGGACCCGTGGGACCTGGAGGGCATGGCCGACGCCATGCACGCGGCGGTCACCACCATGAGCGCCGAGGAGAAGGAGGCGAGGCACAGGAGCAACTACGAGTACCTGCGCGCGAACGACGCCGTCACCTGGGCGCAGGTGTTCGACGACGCACTGCAGGTGGCGTGCAAGGATCACTCGACGACGTCGTTCGTCGGCCTCGGGTTGGGGATGAGCTACCGCGCCGCCGCGATCCAGCCGAGCAGCAGGACGCTCGCGACAGCCCTGCTCTAG
- the LOC8068254 gene encoding rac-like GTP-binding protein 6, with product MSASRFIKCVTVGDGAVGKTCMLISYTSNTFPTDYVPTVFDNFSANVVVDGNTVNLGLWDTAGQEDYNRLRPLSYRGADVFLLAFSLISKASYENVSKKWIPELKHYAPGVPIILVGTKLDLRDDKQFFVDHPGAVPITTAQGEELRKQIGAPYYIECSSKTQLNVKGVFDAAIKVVLQPPKAKKKKKAQRGACSIL from the exons ATGAGCGCGTCCAGGTTCATAAAGTGCGTCACGGTCGGGGACGGCGCCGTCGGCAAGACCTGCATGCTCATCTCCTACACCTCCAACACCTTCCCCACC GACTATGTTCCGACGGTGTTTGACAACTTCAGTGCTAATGTTGTGGTTGATGGTAACACTGTCAACCTCGGCCTCTGGGACACTGCAG GTCAAGAGGATTACAACAGACTGAGACCACTGAGCTATCGTGGAGCTGATGTTTTTCTTCTGGCTTTCTCACTGATAAGTAAGGCCAGCTATGAGAATGTTTCGAAGAAG TGGATACCTGAACTGAAGCATTATGCACCTGGTGTGCCAATAATTCTTGTAGGAACAAAGCTTG ATCTTCGAGATGACAAACAGTTCTTTGTGGACCATCCTGGTGCTGTCCCTATCACTACTGCTCAG GGAGAGGAGCTAAGAAAGCAAATAGGCGCACCATACTACATCGAATGCAGCTCAAAGACCCAACTA AACGTAAAGGGTGTGTTCGATGCGGCGATAAAGGTTGTGCTGCAGCCACCAAAggcgaagaagaagaaaaaggcgCAGAGGGGGGCGTGCTCCATTTTGTGA